A region of Nocardioides alkalitolerans DNA encodes the following proteins:
- a CDS encoding pyridoxamine 5'-phosphate oxidase family protein: MSELGTKNLEKLKGTHLDRSDQEELLATQTECSFVFLDDEGWPRGVIMSFIHDKGSIWLTAVEGRAHVKGAERDERVSVIVSSAGSGLPGRRMVSIKGRVKVHRDPEVKDWFLHEFTHRIQPADPHSWRKLLDSPNRVVFEVVPDGKITSHDQRKIPGNGRGMAKDADTGRKVGP, from the coding sequence ATGAGCGAGCTCGGCACCAAGAACCTGGAGAAGCTGAAGGGGACCCATCTCGACCGGTCCGACCAGGAGGAGCTCCTGGCCACGCAGACGGAGTGCAGCTTCGTCTTCCTCGACGACGAGGGGTGGCCGCGGGGCGTCATCATGAGCTTCATCCACGACAAGGGCAGCATCTGGCTGACGGCCGTCGAGGGACGGGCGCACGTGAAGGGCGCCGAGCGCGACGAGCGCGTCAGCGTCATCGTGTCCAGCGCCGGCAGCGGTCTGCCCGGGCGTCGGATGGTCTCCATCAAGGGTCGCGTGAAGGTCCACCGCGACCCCGAGGTGAAGGACTGGTTCCTCCACGAGTTCACCCACCGCATCCAGCCCGCCGACCCGCACTCGTGGCGCAAGCTCCTCGACAGTCCCAACCGGGTCGTCTTCGAGGTCGTGCCCGACGGCAAGATCACCAGCCACGACCAGCGCAAGATCCCCGGCAACGGTCGTGGCATGGCCAAGGACGCCGACACCGGCCGCAAGGTCGGTCCGTGA